In one window of Vulpes vulpes isolate BD-2025 chromosome 1, VulVul3, whole genome shotgun sequence DNA:
- the GARIN5A gene encoding Golgi-associated RAB2 interactor protein 5A isoform X2: MGRGVAMMRGHETKPAPGGAGEAGPGGMAECPLVPAYPTGRPGRLQRHLLSGEFDQLRDFPIFESNFVQVTRLGEVANKVTMGVAASSPALELPDLLLLAGPAKDNGRLQLFGLFPLQFVQLFVHDESRWQLKVKFRTGRAFYLQLRAPPETRDREFGQWVRLLYRLRFHSAEGAVPFTQEYSTMEDGEDDEDDVDEEEDLIEREELQEDMEARLDPQTSELWGL, from the exons ATGGGGCGGGGCGTTGCGATGATGCGGGGGCACGAGACTAAGCCGGCCCCCGGTGGAGCAGGTGAGGCGGGACCTGGTGGGATGGCAG AATGCCCCCTGGTTCCAGCCTATCCCACGGGCCGGCCCGGACGGCTCCAGCGCCACCTCCTGAGCGGCGAGTTCGACCAGCTGCGAGACTTCCCCATCTTTGAGAGCAACTTTGTGCAG GTGACCCGGTTAGGAGAAGTCGCCAACAAAGTCACCATGGGGGTGGCAGCCTCCAGTCCAGCCCTGGAACTCCCAGATCTGTTGCTGCTGGCCGGGCCTGCCAAGGATAACGGACGCCTGCAGCTCTTTGG GCTGTTCCCTTTGCAGTTCGTCCAGCTCTTTGTCCACGATGAAAGCCGCTGGCAGCTTAAGGTCAAGTTCCGCACCGGCCGCGCCTTCTACCTGCAGCTGCGGGCCCCGCCCGAGACCCGAGACCGCGAGTTCGGCCAGTGGGTGCGGCTGCTCTACCGCCTGCGCTTCCATTCGGCGGAGGGAGCCGTGCCCTTCACGCAGGAGTACTCGACGATGGAGGATGGAGAGGATGATGAGGACGACGTGGATGAAGAGGAAGATCTGATCGAGCgggaggag CTTCAAGAAGACATGGAAGCCAGACTTGACCCACAGACCTCTGAACTCTGGGGACTCTGA
- the GARIN5A gene encoding Golgi-associated RAB2 interactor protein 5A isoform X3, producing the protein MGRGVAMMRGHETKPAPGGAECPLVPAYPTGRPGRLQRHLLSGEFDQLRDFPIFESNFVQVTRLGEVANKVTMGVAASSPALELPDLLLLAGPAKDNGRLQLFGLFPLQFVQLFVHDESRWQLKVKFRTGRAFYLQLRAPPETRDREFGQWVRLLYRLRFHSAEGAVPFTQEYSTMEDGEDDEDDVDEEEDLIEREELQEDMEARLDPQTSELWGL; encoded by the exons ATGGGGCGGGGCGTTGCGATGATGCGGGGGCACGAGACTAAGCCGGCCCCCGGTGGAGCAG AATGCCCCCTGGTTCCAGCCTATCCCACGGGCCGGCCCGGACGGCTCCAGCGCCACCTCCTGAGCGGCGAGTTCGACCAGCTGCGAGACTTCCCCATCTTTGAGAGCAACTTTGTGCAG GTGACCCGGTTAGGAGAAGTCGCCAACAAAGTCACCATGGGGGTGGCAGCCTCCAGTCCAGCCCTGGAACTCCCAGATCTGTTGCTGCTGGCCGGGCCTGCCAAGGATAACGGACGCCTGCAGCTCTTTGG GCTGTTCCCTTTGCAGTTCGTCCAGCTCTTTGTCCACGATGAAAGCCGCTGGCAGCTTAAGGTCAAGTTCCGCACCGGCCGCGCCTTCTACCTGCAGCTGCGGGCCCCGCCCGAGACCCGAGACCGCGAGTTCGGCCAGTGGGTGCGGCTGCTCTACCGCCTGCGCTTCCATTCGGCGGAGGGAGCCGTGCCCTTCACGCAGGAGTACTCGACGATGGAGGATGGAGAGGATGATGAGGACGACGTGGATGAAGAGGAAGATCTGATCGAGCgggaggag CTTCAAGAAGACATGGAAGCCAGACTTGACCCACAGACCTCTGAACTCTGGGGACTCTGA
- the GARIN5A gene encoding Golgi-associated RAB2 interactor protein 5A isoform X1 produces the protein MGPAIRRLVAQIPLPSEPDLPGPYQLGGPGPVSWTGPLNFAPVECPLVPAYPTGRPGRLQRHLLSGEFDQLRDFPIFESNFVQVTRLGEVANKVTMGVAASSPALELPDLLLLAGPAKDNGRLQLFGLFPLQFVQLFVHDESRWQLKVKFRTGRAFYLQLRAPPETRDREFGQWVRLLYRLRFHSAEGAVPFTQEYSTMEDGEDDEDDVDEEEDLIEREELQEDMEARLDPQTSELWGL, from the exons ATGGGGCCCGCGATACGAAGACTGGTAGCCCAGATTCCCCTACCCTCAGAGCCGGACCTCCCTGGGCCCTACCAGCTGGGGGGCCCCGGCCCAGTCTCCTGGACTGGACCCCTGAACTTCGCCCCTGTAGAATGCCCCCTGGTTCCAGCCTATCCCACGGGCCGGCCCGGACGGCTCCAGCGCCACCTCCTGAGCGGCGAGTTCGACCAGCTGCGAGACTTCCCCATCTTTGAGAGCAACTTTGTGCAG GTGACCCGGTTAGGAGAAGTCGCCAACAAAGTCACCATGGGGGTGGCAGCCTCCAGTCCAGCCCTGGAACTCCCAGATCTGTTGCTGCTGGCCGGGCCTGCCAAGGATAACGGACGCCTGCAGCTCTTTGG GCTGTTCCCTTTGCAGTTCGTCCAGCTCTTTGTCCACGATGAAAGCCGCTGGCAGCTTAAGGTCAAGTTCCGCACCGGCCGCGCCTTCTACCTGCAGCTGCGGGCCCCGCCCGAGACCCGAGACCGCGAGTTCGGCCAGTGGGTGCGGCTGCTCTACCGCCTGCGCTTCCATTCGGCGGAGGGAGCCGTGCCCTTCACGCAGGAGTACTCGACGATGGAGGATGGAGAGGATGATGAGGACGACGTGGATGAAGAGGAAGATCTGATCGAGCgggaggag CTTCAAGAAGACATGGAAGCCAGACTTGACCCACAGACCTCTGAACTCTGGGGACTCTGA